A portion of the Clostridium gelidum genome contains these proteins:
- a CDS encoding carbohydrate ABC transporter permease, with amino-acid sequence MTSSFKKKISKASCVLLFILPAVIPLSVFWLWPMVKAIFMSFTDWDYMSSTYNMVGTENYRELFSDNMFYDSLKNTFVFTLGTLIPTIAGGLAMAMVLKKSIKGSALYKAIIFSPWITPTVAISIVWSWIFEPQYGFANFILQLFNLPKSQWLQSSDTAMIAVIIVTVWKGFGWAMVFYLTALERVPIELYEAAAIDGANSLNKFISITLPLISPTTFFLSIITTINSIQAYDQIQVLTQGGPAGSTRTILYMYYQTAFENFNMGQATAMATVILLIIGVLAGMQFIASKKWVHY; translated from the coding sequence ATGACAAGTAGTTTTAAAAAGAAAATTAGCAAAGCTTCATGTGTGTTACTATTTATATTGCCAGCTGTAATTCCTCTTAGTGTATTTTGGTTATGGCCAATGGTTAAGGCTATATTTATGAGCTTTACTGATTGGGATTATATGAGTTCAACTTACAATATGGTGGGTACTGAGAATTATAGAGAGTTGTTTTCAGATAATATGTTTTATGATTCACTAAAAAATACTTTTGTATTTACACTTGGAACTTTGATACCTACTATAGCAGGTGGGTTAGCTATGGCTATGGTATTAAAGAAAAGTATTAAGGGATCAGCTTTATATAAGGCAATAATATTTTCACCATGGATAACGCCAACAGTTGCTATATCTATAGTTTGGAGTTGGATTTTTGAACCACAATATGGCTTTGCAAATTTTATATTACAATTATTTAATTTGCCAAAGTCACAGTGGTTACAAAGTTCAGACACAGCAATGATAGCAGTTATAATTGTTACAGTTTGGAAAGGGTTTGGATGGGCTATGGTATTTTATTTAACAGCGTTAGAAAGAGTACCTATAGAATTATATGAAGCTGCAGCAATTGATGGGGCAAATTCATTGAATAAATTTATAAGTATAACATTACCACTAATATCACCAACTACATTTTTCTTAAGTATAATAACAACAATAAATTCAATTCAAGCTTATGATCAAATTCAAGTTTTAACACAAGGTGGACCAGCAGGAAGTACAAGAACTATATTATATATGTATTATCAGACTGCTTTTGAAAATTTTAATATGGGACAAGCAACTGCTATGGCTACTGTTATACTTCTAATAATAGGAGTACTTGCAGGAATGCAATTTATTGCTTCAAAGAAATGGGTGCACTATTGA
- a CDS encoding PTS sugar transporter subunit IIC produces MSMNQTLNEKVVPAVMKFVNLKALQALKDGVLYTMPLNIIGSLFLLVAAFPSVAYTNFMSSIFGADWQTPLYKVQNGTMGLMGLVCVISIAYIYAKNEGCEPLSASIMSLAVFFITTKNTINFTPKDTKDVFVVGGIPANWLGSQGMISGILIALAVGYIYSWFMKKDIRIKMPEGVPSGVADAFSALIPAAVTFIIADIIYILFKYAFNDSTLVEMIYKVIQTPLQGISDTPGGIFVIAFSIPFLWFFGVHGANVVSGVVISVLQANTADNAALQIAGKLTLANGAHIVTSQFFDNFINMAGSGETLGLVICMLLFAKSSQYKQLSRLGIAPNLFNINEPILFGIPIVMNPIMAIPFIITPICTAMLLYAAIASGLLAPMGGVMPPWTLPPVLSGLLIGGVPYALAQLIFLVLGAVIYFPFFKKADGMAYADELAAEQGNGVEA; encoded by the coding sequence ATGTCAATGAATCAAACATTGAACGAAAAAGTAGTACCAGCGGTTATGAAATTTGTTAACCTTAAGGCACTTCAAGCACTGAAAGATGGTGTATTGTACACAATGCCACTAAATATAATAGGATCATTGTTCCTATTAGTAGCTGCATTCCCATCAGTAGCATACACTAATTTCATGTCTTCTATATTTGGAGCAGACTGGCAAACTCCATTGTATAAAGTACAAAATGGTACAATGGGCCTTATGGGATTAGTTTGTGTTATTAGTATAGCTTATATTTATGCAAAGAATGAAGGTTGTGAACCTTTATCAGCAAGTATAATGTCATTAGCTGTATTCTTTATTACAACTAAAAACACTATTAATTTTACTCCAAAAGATACAAAAGATGTATTTGTAGTAGGCGGTATCCCAGCAAATTGGCTTGGTTCTCAAGGCATGATTTCTGGAATTCTAATTGCTCTAGCTGTCGGTTATATTTATTCATGGTTTATGAAGAAAGACATTAGAATTAAAATGCCAGAAGGTGTTCCATCAGGTGTAGCTGATGCTTTCTCAGCTTTGATTCCAGCAGCAGTTACATTTATAATTGCAGACATAATTTATATTTTATTTAAATATGCATTTAATGATTCAACATTGGTTGAAATGATTTACAAAGTTATTCAAACACCATTACAAGGTATATCAGATACACCAGGCGGAATTTTTGTAATTGCATTCTCTATACCATTCTTATGGTTCTTTGGTGTACATGGTGCAAATGTTGTCAGCGGTGTAGTTATAAGCGTATTACAAGCAAATACTGCAGATAATGCAGCTCTTCAAATAGCAGGTAAACTTACTCTTGCTAATGGAGCTCATATCGTAACTTCACAATTCTTTGATAACTTTATTAATATGGCAGGTTCTGGGGAAACTCTTGGTCTTGTTATATGTATGCTATTATTTGCAAAATCATCACAATATAAACAATTAAGTAGATTAGGAATAGCACCAAATTTATTCAATATAAATGAACCAATTCTATTTGGTATTCCAATAGTAATGAATCCAATAATGGCAATACCATTTATAATAACACCAATATGTACAGCAATGTTACTTTATGCAGCAATTGCATCTGGTTTACTTGCTCCAATGGGTGGAGTTATGCCACCTTGGACATTACCACCAGTACTTTCAGGTTTATTAATTGGTGGAGTTCCATATGCATTAGCACAATTAATATTCTTAGTATTGGGAGCAGTAATATACTTCCCATTCTTCAAGAAAGCAGATGGTATGGCTTATGCAGACGAATTAGCTGCTGAACAAGGAAATGGCGTAGAAGCTTAA
- a CDS encoding ABC transporter substrate-binding protein codes for MNKFIKKLCAIGLVSILAGSMVACGGTSTAKGSKKTANGKVEIEYWYGLGGKLDENMQKIIADFNGSQDKYEVKGVAQEDYKTTFKNLQAAIAAKKTPALALLEADKVDMLANKELLTNISDYTSKDADYKEENYVASLLETGKKGDKLFAFPIYGTTQLLYYNKKAFKDAGISEDSLKTWTGVAEAAKKLTKKDGNEVSFYGWEPMWGEDNLIDASLSNGGKILSDDGKQVLINSEEWTESWDSFRKWINEDKIMRIHSGGQGWEYWYATVDDAMKDKAAGYTGSSGDQGDLDFDKLGAFEQPAFKAGKEAKPIAEARLLAIQKDVSEEQKQGAYEFIKYFTSAKVNAEWSIASGYISVNKASASTPEFVEHVKKNPQAAVPTAQATHATKVFIDPTGGKIIDALKIAADKVEIENVSAKVALDEAQKTAQEALDKVK; via the coding sequence ATGAATAAATTTATAAAAAAACTTTGTGCTATTGGATTAGTTTCAATTTTGGCAGGAAGCATGGTTGCATGTGGAGGTACAAGCACAGCAAAAGGATCTAAAAAAACTGCTAATGGAAAAGTTGAGATTGAGTATTGGTATGGTCTTGGGGGTAAGCTTGATGAAAATATGCAAAAAATAATTGCGGATTTCAATGGCTCACAAGATAAGTATGAAGTTAAGGGAGTAGCTCAAGAGGATTATAAGACTACATTTAAAAATCTGCAAGCTGCAATAGCCGCAAAGAAGACACCAGCTCTTGCATTATTAGAAGCAGATAAAGTAGATATGCTTGCAAATAAAGAGTTATTAACAAATATAAGTGATTATACAAGTAAGGATGCAGATTATAAAGAAGAAAATTATGTAGCATCACTTTTAGAAACAGGAAAAAAGGGAGACAAGTTATTTGCATTCCCTATATATGGTACAACTCAACTTCTATATTATAATAAGAAAGCATTTAAAGATGCAGGAATTTCTGAAGATTCATTAAAGACATGGACAGGAGTTGCAGAAGCAGCTAAAAAGCTTACTAAAAAAGATGGTAATGAAGTTTCATTTTATGGCTGGGAACCTATGTGGGGAGAAGACAATTTAATTGATGCATCATTAAGTAATGGTGGAAAAATACTAAGTGATGATGGAAAACAAGTATTAATTAATTCGGAAGAATGGACTGAAAGTTGGGATAGTTTTAGAAAATGGATTAATGAAGATAAAATTATGAGAATTCACTCTGGTGGACAAGGCTGGGAATATTGGTATGCAACAGTTGATGATGCTATGAAGGATAAAGCGGCTGGATATACTGGTTCGTCAGGAGACCAAGGTGACCTTGATTTTGATAAATTAGGCGCATTTGAGCAACCAGCATTTAAAGCTGGCAAAGAAGCAAAGCCAATTGCAGAAGCTAGACTTTTAGCTATTCAAAAGGATGTTAGCGAGGAACAAAAGCAAGGTGCATATGAATTTATTAAGTACTTTACATCTGCAAAGGTTAATGCAGAGTGGTCAATAGCTTCAGGATATATTTCAGTGAATAAGGCAAGTGCTAGTACTCCTGAATTTGTAGAACATGTAAAGAAAAATCCACAAGCAGCAGTGCCAACAGCTCAAGCAACTCATGCTACAAAAGTATTTATAGATCCAACAGGCGGTAAAATTATTGATGCTCTTAAAATTGCAGCAGATAAAGTTGAAATAGAAAATGTTTCAGCTAAGGTAGCTTTAGATGAAGCACAAAAAACTGCACAAGAGGCACTTGATAAAGTTAAATAA
- a CDS encoding PTS sugar transporter subunit IIB: MIIIKLFCASGMSTSVLVNKMKDAAKQKGIEAEISAFPEAQMDRHLDSMNVALLGPQVGYTLGKAKKLCDPKGIPVEVIPMIDYGMMNGAKVLDLALKLAQK; encoded by the coding sequence ATGATAATAATTAAATTATTCTGTGCATCAGGAATGTCAACAAGTGTTTTGGTTAATAAGATGAAGGATGCAGCTAAACAAAAAGGAATAGAAGCAGAAATTTCAGCATTTCCAGAAGCTCAAATGGACAGACATCTAGACAGTATGAATGTTGCATTACTTGGACCACAAGTTGGATATACTCTAGGTAAAGCAAAGAAACTTTGTGATCCAAAAGGAATTCCAGTAGAAGTTATACCAATGATTGATTATGGAATGATGAATGGAGCTAAGGTTTTAGACTTAGCATTAAAGTTAGCTCAAAAATAG
- a CDS encoding SemiSWEET transporter translates to MIGNIAAVLTTLSFLPQALKVIKTKNTEGISLGMYSMFVLGVFLWGIYGYTKSDMAIMVSNFITFTLASIVLFYKIKYSVKKVSN, encoded by the coding sequence ATGATAGGAAATATTGCAGCAGTATTAACCACACTTTCATTTTTGCCACAAGCACTCAAGGTTATAAAAACTAAAAATACAGAAGGAATATCACTTGGAATGTATTCTATGTTTGTTTTAGGTGTATTTCTTTGGGGCATATATGGTTATACAAAAAGTGATATGGCAATAATGGTATCTAATTTTATTACATTCACACTTGCAAGCATAGTACTATTTTATAAGATTAAATACTCTGTTAAAAAAGTAAGTAATTAG
- a CDS encoding glutathione peroxidase: protein MNIYDFKINSIDGPQINMENFKGKALLIVNIASKCGFTYQYEDLQKIYDKYKSKGFEIIGLPCNQFAEQEPGNNNEVKQFCMLNYGVTFPLSEKVEVRGSNAHPLFNYLASKAPFKGFDLNNPSAKLLHSMLKEDLPDYLIGDTIKWNFTKFLVDKEGNVMQRFESSVEPYEIAPFIEKLL from the coding sequence ATGAATATTTATGATTTTAAAATAAATTCTATTGATGGTCCACAAATTAACATGGAGAATTTTAAGGGAAAAGCCCTATTGATTGTTAATATTGCTAGCAAATGTGGATTTACTTACCAATATGAAGACTTACAAAAAATCTATGATAAGTATAAATCTAAAGGTTTTGAAATAATTGGCTTGCCATGCAATCAATTTGCTGAACAAGAACCTGGAAATAACAATGAAGTAAAGCAATTTTGCATGCTTAATTACGGCGTAACATTCCCACTTTCCGAAAAAGTAGAAGTAAGGGGATCAAATGCACATCCTTTATTTAATTATTTAGCAAGCAAAGCCCCATTTAAAGGTTTTGACTTAAATAATCCTAGCGCTAAACTACTACACAGTATGTTGAAGGAGGATTTACCTGATTATTTAATAGGTGATACAATTAAATGGAATTTCACTAAATTCCTAGTAGATAAAGAAGGTAATGTTATGCAAAGATTTGAATCTAGTGTAGAGCCTTATGAAATAGCACCATTTATAGAAAAACTTCTTTAA
- a CDS encoding PTS lactose/cellobiose transporter subunit IIA, translated as MDELEMAIMNIIINAGDCKNHCYMALGMVNEGKYDEAEEEIKLANDALSKAHDSQTAMIQKEASGEKIELSLLFVHAQDHLMTAISEKTLIEQIIELRKVVNTLMK; from the coding sequence ATGGACGAATTAGAAATGGCAATTATGAATATTATAATTAATGCAGGGGATTGCAAGAATCATTGTTACATGGCTCTTGGAATGGTAAATGAAGGAAAATATGATGAGGCAGAAGAAGAAATAAAATTAGCAAATGATGCATTATCAAAAGCACATGACTCGCAAACAGCAATGATTCAAAAAGAAGCTAGTGGAGAAAAAATAGAATTATCACTATTATTTGTTCACGCACAAGATCATTTAATGACAGCTATATCAGAGAAAACTTTAATCGAACAAATTATTGAATTAAGAAAAGTAGTAAATACATTGATGAAATAA
- a CDS encoding MurR/RpiR family transcriptional regulator: MFNYEIIQSLNELELSLYRYIMKNSEKVIYMRIRELADEAHVSTTTILRFCKKVNCQGYSEFKVKLKMNIEQSGNNKVNNDTSIIIDFFKKLDNSELDKKLNTLCDLIKEASNVIFIGAGTSGVLCKYAARYFSSIGKFAMYIDDPYFPRNYKVYEDSVIIAISVSGETYSVIDHISNLRRERSTVVSITNSENCTIAKISDLNISYYVQQEKVGISDITTQIPVLYMIENIGKRLHNKFLAN; this comes from the coding sequence ATGTTTAATTATGAAATTATCCAAAGCCTGAATGAGTTAGAATTATCACTATATAGATACATAATGAAAAACAGTGAAAAAGTAATTTATATGAGAATCAGAGAATTAGCAGATGAGGCACATGTATCAACAACAACAATATTAAGGTTTTGCAAAAAGGTTAATTGCCAAGGATACTCAGAATTTAAAGTTAAGTTAAAGATGAATATTGAACAAAGTGGAAATAACAAAGTAAATAATGATACTTCTATAATAATAGACTTTTTTAAAAAATTGGATAATAGTGAATTAGATAAGAAACTAAATACCCTTTGTGATTTGATAAAAGAGGCAAGCAATGTCATATTTATAGGAGCAGGCACATCTGGAGTACTATGTAAGTATGCTGCGAGATATTTTTCTTCAATAGGTAAATTTGCTATGTATATAGATGATCCATATTTTCCGAGGAATTATAAGGTTTATGAAGATTCTGTAATAATAGCAATATCAGTTTCTGGAGAAACATATTCTGTTATTGATCATATAAGCAATTTAAGAAGAGAAAGAAGCACTGTTGTAAGTATAACTAACAGCGAAAATTGTACTATAGCTAAAATATCTGATCTTAATATATCCTATTATGTTCAGCAAGAGAAAGTTGGAATTAGTGACATAACTACACAAATACCAGTATTATATATGATTGAAAATATAGGTAAGAGATTGCATAATAAGTTTTTAGCAAATTAA
- a CDS encoding sigma 54-interacting transcriptional regulator encodes MAKKDLIYQRFLQLDSSEGIDTQTLASLLDMTRANLSHELNELCKDGKLYKSSGRPVLFFLSENKLMRHESQLDLLAKNNVSLKDSVEQAKAAILYPPKGMNCLILGGTGVGKSMFASLMHNYALEMSVKSEDSPFIIFNCADYSNNPQLLTSQLFGVKKGAYTGAETDKIGLIEQANGGILFLDEIHRLPPEGQEALFVFLDSGTFRRIGDSESRTSDVLIISATTEDPSSALLNTFTRRIPIVINLPSLKDRTLDERLFLIKSFFKYESIRLNKEIYVSLNSLRALLSYDCPNNIGQLKSDVQLLCAKAYSEFLTNIKPDVRIHSKVLPPYIKDGLYKEKEHRVLWNTLMSEEIEYFRFNGSNEDTNTIFNTDDNTIYDFIENKLEKLKSLDISDIDIENILEKDIAKHFNKNNFEVSEEINRKNLLTIIDEDTLDCFDKIIAHVSKKLAITFDNNLYTAFALHINTLINRINSDKIIINTNLNKIKELYPLEFSVALEIKELIENYINKSIPIDEAGYLSLFLIPDNTFNDVSHDKVKVILIAHGESTATSMADVSNRLLGENYVIPINASIDVAPSKVLENLKVQIQENPSSAGYLLLVDMGSLTTFADVIKKEFKVEIKVISLVSTLHVLEATRKALLGSSLDEIYNDVLMVNSYVEIHKNLNDKPENEHKILIVTACLTGEGAAIAIKNFLVSNLRLNGDYFEITCLNCLDKKFFKQKIINLQKENEILFIVSSFPVDSKVKQYSMYEVFNMNVLKELQTSIDSKTAMLNIPKIIKENIYNVDGVALFNDVTKLLKILENKLSIKLSDENTVGVILHLSFVIGRLRNEDNPAAYPMKDVYISENIDLYNIIKENLTFINNKYKIDIVDDEICYLMNLLSNAETIIDNKLK; translated from the coding sequence ATGGCAAAAAAAGATTTAATTTATCAAAGGTTTCTTCAATTAGATTCTTCTGAAGGTATTGATACTCAAACTCTAGCATCACTGCTTGATATGACTCGCGCAAATTTAAGTCACGAACTAAATGAACTTTGTAAAGATGGTAAATTATATAAATCATCTGGCAGACCTGTATTATTCTTTCTTTCAGAAAATAAACTTATGCGTCACGAATCTCAATTGGACCTACTTGCTAAAAATAATGTATCCCTAAAAGATTCCGTTGAGCAAGCTAAAGCTGCTATATTATACCCTCCTAAGGGTATGAATTGTTTAATACTCGGAGGCACAGGTGTTGGAAAATCTATGTTTGCTTCTCTAATGCATAATTATGCTTTAGAGATGAGCGTAAAATCTGAAGATTCTCCATTTATAATATTTAACTGTGCAGACTATAGTAATAATCCTCAATTACTTACATCTCAACTTTTTGGTGTAAAGAAAGGTGCCTATACTGGTGCTGAAACTGATAAGATTGGGTTAATTGAACAAGCTAATGGTGGAATTTTATTCTTGGATGAAATTCATAGACTTCCTCCTGAGGGGCAAGAGGCCCTTTTTGTATTTCTAGACAGTGGAACTTTCAGAAGAATTGGTGATTCCGAGTCTAGAACATCAGATGTCTTAATAATTTCAGCTACAACAGAAGATCCAAGTTCTGCTTTATTAAACACTTTCACTAGAAGAATTCCTATTGTAATAAACCTTCCTTCTCTTAAAGATAGAACTTTAGATGAAAGATTGTTTTTAATTAAAAGCTTCTTTAAATATGAGAGTATTCGTTTGAACAAAGAAATCTATGTATCATTAAATTCACTTAGAGCATTACTTTCCTATGATTGCCCTAATAATATTGGTCAGCTAAAAAGTGATGTTCAGCTCCTTTGTGCTAAAGCATATTCAGAATTTTTAACAAATATAAAACCTGATGTAAGAATTCACAGCAAAGTTTTACCTCCTTATATTAAAGACGGACTTTATAAAGAAAAGGAACATAGAGTTTTATGGAATACACTTATGAGCGAAGAAATTGAATATTTTAGATTTAATGGTTCCAATGAAGATACTAATACTATATTTAATACTGATGATAATACTATTTATGATTTTATAGAAAATAAACTAGAAAAGCTAAAGTCTTTAGATATTTCCGACATTGACATTGAAAATATTCTTGAAAAAGATATTGCAAAGCATTTTAACAAAAATAATTTTGAAGTATCTGAAGAAATTAATAGAAAAAACTTATTAACCATTATTGATGAGGATACATTAGACTGTTTTGACAAAATAATAGCTCATGTTTCTAAAAAGCTTGCTATAACCTTTGATAATAATTTATACACAGCTTTTGCGCTGCATATTAACACATTAATAAATAGAATTAATAGTGACAAAATAATCATAAATACTAACCTAAATAAGATCAAAGAACTTTACCCTTTAGAATTTTCTGTAGCCCTTGAAATAAAAGAACTTATTGAAAATTATATAAATAAATCAATTCCAATAGATGAAGCTGGTTATCTTTCACTGTTTTTAATACCGGATAATACTTTTAATGATGTATCCCATGATAAAGTAAAAGTCATTCTTATTGCACATGGAGAATCTACTGCAACTTCAATGGCTGATGTTTCAAATAGACTTTTAGGTGAAAATTATGTAATTCCTATAAATGCATCAATTGATGTTGCTCCATCAAAAGTATTAGAAAATTTAAAAGTTCAAATACAAGAAAATCCAAGTTCGGCTGGTTATCTTTTATTGGTTGATATGGGCTCTTTAACTACTTTTGCAGATGTTATAAAAAAAGAATTTAAAGTTGAAATTAAAGTAATATCTCTTGTTTCAACACTACATGTATTAGAAGCTACAAGAAAAGCATTGCTAGGATCATCTTTAGATGAAATTTATAATGATGTCCTTATGGTTAATTCTTATGTAGAAATACATAAGAACTTAAATGATAAACCAGAAAATGAACATAAAATACTAATAGTAACAGCATGTTTAACTGGCGAAGGTGCCGCTATTGCCATTAAAAACTTTTTAGTTAGTAATCTTAGATTAAATGGTGATTATTTTGAAATCACTTGTTTAAATTGCTTAGATAAAAAGTTCTTTAAGCAAAAAATAATTAATCTTCAAAAGGAGAATGAAATACTATTTATAGTTTCTTCTTTCCCAGTGGATTCAAAAGTAAAACAATACTCAATGTATGAAGTATTTAATATGAATGTACTAAAAGAACTTCAAACTTCCATAGATTCAAAAACTGCTATGCTTAATATCCCTAAAATTATAAAAGAAAATATATATAATGTAGATGGTGTTGCTTTATTTAATGATGTAACTAAACTTTTAAAGATATTGGAAAATAAGCTTTCCATTAAACTATCTGATGAAAATACTGTTGGTGTAATTCTGCATTTATCTTTTGTTATAGGTAGATTAAGAAATGAAGACAACCCTGCTGCTTATCCTATGAAGGATGTTTATATATCAGAAAATATTGATTTGTACAATATAATAAAAGAAAATTTAACCTTCATAAATAATAAATATAAAATAGACATAGTAGACGATGAAATATGCTACTTAATGAATCTTTTATCAAATGCAGAAACTATAATAGATAATAAACTTAAATAA